Proteins from one Microbacterium sp. Root553 genomic window:
- a CDS encoding ABC transporter ATP-binding protein, giving the protein MTLRAENVSWNRGGTLVVDGVTLHPEPGQTVGLLGPNGSGKSSLLRLLHGLVRPTSGLVTLDGADLAQVPRRRVARSVASVTQHADTDVDITVRDVARLGRIPHRSPLGGATSADEAAVDRALAHVGLLRQADRLWHTLSGGERQRAQIARALAQEPRELLLDEPTNHLDIRHQLELLDLVCALPMTTVIALHDLNLAAMYCDVIVVLREGRVVAAGTPTEVLTAELIRTVYEVTAEVALDEGGRPAITYRRRG; this is encoded by the coding sequence ATGACCCTCCGCGCCGAGAACGTGTCGTGGAACCGTGGCGGCACCCTCGTCGTCGACGGGGTGACACTGCACCCGGAACCCGGACAGACCGTCGGCCTCCTCGGACCGAACGGCTCGGGCAAGTCGTCGCTGCTGCGCCTGCTGCACGGCCTGGTGCGACCGACCTCCGGACTCGTCACGCTCGACGGGGCCGACCTCGCCCAGGTGCCGAGGCGCCGCGTGGCGAGATCGGTGGCGTCCGTGACGCAGCACGCGGACACCGACGTCGACATCACGGTCCGCGATGTCGCTCGCCTCGGCCGCATCCCCCATCGCTCGCCCCTGGGCGGCGCGACCTCCGCCGACGAGGCCGCGGTGGACCGGGCGCTCGCCCACGTCGGCCTGCTGCGGCAGGCCGACCGCCTCTGGCACACCCTCTCCGGCGGCGAGCGCCAGCGCGCGCAGATCGCCCGTGCCCTCGCGCAGGAGCCACGCGAGCTGCTCCTCGACGAACCGACGAACCACCTCGACATCCGACACCAGCTCGAACTGCTCGACCTGGTGTGCGCGTTGCCGATGACCACCGTCATCGCCCTGCACGACCTCAACCTCGCGGCGATGTACTGCGACGTCATCGTGGTGCTGCGCGAGGGACGCGTGGTGGCCGCGGGCACGCCGACGGAGGTGCTGACGGCCGAGCTGATCCGGACCGTCTACGAGGTGACGGCGGAGGTCGCCCTCGATGAGGGAGGACGCCCCGCCATCACCTACCGACGACGCGGGTGA